GAGATAACACCAAGCCCACCCTCTTTAGATACATTTCCGGCGAGCTGGTCCCAAGAGATACCAACCCCCATTCCTCCCTGTATAATAGGCTTTTCGATCGTGTATTTACCGATCTTAAAAGATTTTAATGTCACTTATTTTACCTTTACTTTCGCAAATCTTCTTTTTCCTACTTGTAGGATATACTCTCCACAACTTAGATTAAGTTTATCGTCATTGATCTTCTCTTGGTTGATACTCACTGCATTTTGTTTGATATCTCTTCTAGCCTGTGAAGTCGACGGCTCTAAACCTGCATCCATAAGTGCCTGACAGATCCAGATACCATCCTCCATATCAAACTCATCCATATCAGTTGGAATATTGTTTGCTTTAAATACGGAGTTAAACTCCTCTTTAGCTATATTAGCTAATTCTTCATTATGAAATCTAGCAGTTATCTCTACAGCAAGGTTTTCTTTCGCAATTTTAGGGTGAACGGTACCATTATTTACATCTTCTCTCAACTGTGCGATCTCGTCAAGCGGTTTTTCACTGAGAAGTTCATAGTATCGCCACATCAGATCATCAGAGATAGAGAGTGTTTTCCCATAAATATCTTTAGGGCTCTCTGTAATACCGATATAGTTGTTGAGAGATTTACTCATTTTTTGTACACCATCCAATCCTTCAAGGATAGGCATCATCAATACAGCTTGCTCTTTCCCTACACCATATGATCTTTGTAGATGTCTTCCCATCAATAGGTTGAACTTTTGATCCGTTCCACCGATTTCAATGTCAGATTTTAGTTCTACAGAATCATATCCCTGAAGCAAAGGATAGAGGAACTCAGAGATAGAGATACTCTGACCGGCCTTATAACGTTTTTCAAAATCATCACGTTCTAGCATTCTAGCTACATTAAAGAGTGTTGTCAGCCCTACCATTCCTGCTGCACCGAGTTCGTCAAGCCACTTTGAGTTATACACCACAGTAGTTTTACTCTCATCAAGTACATTAAAAACCTGTTCCTGATAGGTCTTTGCATTCGCCATAATTGTTGCACGGTCTAGGACTTTTCTTGTCTCACTTTTTCCTGTCGGGTCACCGATAGTTGCAGTGAAATCTCCGATCAGAAGCTGTATTCTTCCTCCATGTGCCTGAAACGTTTTAAGCTTTTGAAGCAGTACTGTATGTCCCAAATGAAGATCTGCTCCAGTAGGGTCAAATCCTGCTTTTACAGTATAGGTCTCGCCGGTCTCATAGTAACGTCTTACCAATTTTTCAATTGCTTCCATATCTATGATCTCGGCTGTACCTCTGCGAATCTCTTCAAGTGCTTTTGTTATCATCTATCTCTATCCTTATTTGTTATATGCGTCATCCAAACTGATAATCTCAATAAGTTTGAATTTTTGTGATATTTTTTCTGCCAATACTGCTTTATTTGACTGATCACTCTCAACTTCAATCTGACAATATTCTGCTGTGTCAGAGCTTTGGATCCCAAGTTCTATGCTGATGACATTAAGATCAAGCTCTGTAAGTTTTTGAAGAAGTTCTGCAAGAACTCCTTTTTGATTTTGTAAACTTAGCGTCAGACGGTAACGTGAGAGTTTTGACGTTGACCAGCTTACATGGAACATTGGATGTCCCTCTTTCATTAATGCAAAGGCTTTTTTACATAATTTATGATGAACAATAGCTTTATTGTCACTATAAAATGCTACGATCTGGTCACCTACTTTTGGATGACAACAATAATCAAACTCTACCCCTTCAATCGTCTTGTTGGTAAAGAATTTAAGATGTTCCACTTCTTTGAGTACAGGCTTTTTATACCCTTTTCGCATGAGTTCCCAAAAACGAAGCTCTTTTTCACCCAAAAATTCCGCAACTTGGCGGATCGTCTCTTTATAATAATCGATCTGTAATGGCAGTTTATAGATCGTATCCTGTAATCCTATCTCTTCTACTAATGCTTTCATTTGCGAACTCGGCTGTCTGAATAGATTTCCAAGAATATTATACGCACTCAGCGTATTTGCTTCTTTTATCCTAGCACGGCACAATCCTCTGATACCCTCTTGAGCTCTGGAAGTCCTCACCGTATCAAGCCAGGTACAGTGAAGATGCGGTGTATCATCTTTTATGATATTCACAATGTCACCGTTTTTCAATACAGTCAAAAGTGGTACTTCACGTTTATTAATCATCGCTGAAGCTGCATTGGCTCCGACTTCGGTATGGATTAAATAAGCAAAGTCCAATGCTACTGAACCTTTAGGCAAGGTATAATAATCCCCTTTAGGTGAAAAGACCGTAATATCCTCAGAGAAGAGATCACATTTTGCAAGTT
This is a stretch of genomic DNA from Sulfurovum zhangzhouensis. It encodes these proteins:
- the tyrS gene encoding tyrosine--tRNA ligase, producing MITKALEEIRRGTAEIIDMEAIEKLVRRYYETGETYTVKAGFDPTGADLHLGHTVLLQKLKTFQAHGGRIQLLIGDFTATIGDPTGKSETRKVLDRATIMANAKTYQEQVFNVLDESKTTVVYNSKWLDELGAAGMVGLTTLFNVARMLERDDFEKRYKAGQSISISEFLYPLLQGYDSVELKSDIEIGGTDQKFNLLMGRHLQRSYGVGKEQAVLMMPILEGLDGVQKMSKSLNNYIGITESPKDIYGKTLSISDDLMWRYYELLSEKPLDEIAQLREDVNNGTVHPKIAKENLAVEITARFHNEELANIAKEEFNSVFKANNIPTDMDEFDMEDGIWICQALMDAGLEPSTSQARRDIKQNAVSINQEKINDDKLNLSCGEYILQVGKRRFAKVKVK